From the Equus przewalskii isolate Varuska chromosome 19, EquPr2, whole genome shotgun sequence genome, one window contains:
- the LOC103565439 gene encoding histone H2B type 2-E: MPEPAKSAPAPKKGSKKAVTKAQKKDGKKRKRSRKESYSIYVYKVLKQVHPDTGISSKAMGIMNSFVNDIFERIAGEASRLAHYNKRSTITSREIQTAVRLLLPGELAKHAVSEGTKAVTKYTSSK, from the coding sequence ATGCCGGAGCCAGCTAAATCCGCCCCTGCCCCGAAGAAGGGCTCCAAGAAGGCGGTGACCAAGGCGCAGAAGAAGGATGGCAAGAAGCGCAAGCGCAGCCGCAAGGAGAGCTACTCCATCTACGTGTACAAGGTGCTGAAGCAGGTCCACCCCGACACCGGCATCTCGTCCAAGGCCATGGGCATCATGAACTCGTTCGTCAACGACATCTTCGAGCGCATCGCGGGCGAGGCGTCGCGCCTGGCGCATTACAACAAGCGCTCGACCATCACCTCCAGGGAGATCCAGACGGCCGTGCGCCTGCTGCTGCCCGGGGAGCTGGCCAAGCACGCTGTGTCGGAGGGCACCAAGGCCGTCACCAAGTACACCAGCTCCAAGTGA
- the LOC139077434 gene encoding histone H2A type 1, whose translation MSGRGKQGGKARAKAKTRSSRAGLQFPVGRVHRLLRKGNYAERVGAGAPVYLAAVLEYLTAEILELAGNAARDNKKTRIIPRHLQLAIRNDEELNKLLGKVTIAQGGVLPNIQAVLLPKKTESHHKAKGK comes from the coding sequence ATGTCTGGACGAGGCAAGCAGGGCGGCAAAGCTCGCGCCAAGGCCAAGACCCGCTCTTCTCGGGCCGGGCTGCAGTTCCCCGTGGGCCGAGTGCACCGCCTGCTCCGCAAGGGCAACTACGCCGAGCGGGTCGGGGCCGGCGCGCCGGTGTACCTGGCGGCGGTGCTGGAGTACCTGACGGCCGAGATCCTGGAGCTGGCGGGCAACGCGGCCCGCGACAACAAGAAGACGCGCATCATCCCGCGCCACCTGCAGCTGGCCATCCGCAACGACGAGGAGCTCAACAAGCTGCTGGGCAAAGTGACCATCGCGCAGGGTGGTGTGCTGCCCAACATCCAGGCCGTGCTGCTGCCCAAGAAGACCGAGAGTCATCACAAAGCCAAGGGCAAGTAA
- the H1-5 gene encoding histone H1.5: protein MSETAPAETAAPAPVEKSPAKKKAAKKSASGGAAKRKATGPPVSELITKAVAASKERNGLSLAALKKALAAGGYDVEKNNSRIKLGLRSLVSKGTLVQTKGTGASGSFKLNKKAASGEAKPKTKKAGAAKAKKPAGATPKKPKKAAGAKKAVKKTPKKAKKPAAAGVKKVAKSPKKAKAAAKPKKAAKSPAKPKAVKPKAAKPKASKPKAAKPKAAKAKKAAPKKK, encoded by the coding sequence ATGTCGGAAACCGCTCCTGCTGAGACGGCTGCCCCGGCGCCGGTGGAGAAGTCTCCTGCCAAGAAGAAGGCAGCCAAGAAATCCGCGAGCGGTGGCGCGGCTAAGCGCAAGGCTACCGGGCCTCCAGTCTCTGAGCTGATCACTAAGGCGGTGGCCGCCTCCAAGGAGCGCAATGGCCTGTCTTTGGCTGCACTGAAGAAAGCCCTCGCGGCTGGCGGCTACGACGTGGAGAAGAACAACAGCCGCATCAAGTTGGGCCTCAGGAGCCTGGTGAGCAAGGGCACCCTGGTGCAGACCAAGGGCACCGGCGCTTCGGGCTCCTTCAAGCTCAACAAGAAGGCGGCTTCCGGGGAGGCGAAACCCAAGACCAAGAAGGCGGGGGCAGCAAAAGCCAAAAAGCCCGCAGGGGCCACCCCTAAGAAGCCCAAGAAGGCCGCGGGAGCCAAGAAAGCTGTGAAGAAGACCCCCAAGAAGGCCAAGAAGCCCGCGGCCGCTGGTGTCAAGAAAGTGGCTAAGAGCCCCAAGAAGGCCAAAGCTGCCGCCAAGCCGAAGAAGGCTGCCAAGAGCCCCGCCAAACCCAAGGCAGTGAAGCCGAAGGCGGCGAAGCCCAAAGCCTCGAAGCCTAAGGCAGCCAAGCCCAAAGCTGCAAAGGCGAAGAAGGCGGCTCCCAAGAAGAAGTAG
- the LOC139077438 gene encoding histone H4: protein MSGRGKGGKGLGKGGAKRHRKVLRDNIQGITKPAIRRLARRGGVKRISGLIYEETRGVLKVFLENVIRDAVTYTEHAKRKTVTAMDVVYALKRQGRTLYGFGG, encoded by the coding sequence ATGTCAGGTCGTGGTAAAGGCGGCAAGGGTCTGGGCAAAGGAGGCGCCAAGCGCCACCGTAAGGTGCTGCGGGACAACATCCAGGGCATCACCAAGCCCGCCATCCGGCGCCTGGCCAGACGCGGCGGCGTCAAGCGCATCTCCGGCCTCATCTACGAGGAGACTCGCGGGGTGCTCAAGGTCTTCCTGGAGAACGTCATCCGGGACGCGGTCACCTACACCGAGCACGCCAAGCGCAAGACGGTCACCGCTATGGACGTGGTCTACGCGCTCAAGCGCCAGGGGCGCACCCTCTACGGCTTCGGCGGCTAA
- the LOC103547606 gene encoding histone H3.1 has translation MARTKQTARKSTGGKAPRKQLATKAARKSAPATGGVKKPHRYRPGTVALREIRRYQKSTELLIRKLPFQRLVREIAQDFKTDLRFQSSAVMALQEACEAYLVGLFEDTNLCAIHAKRVTIMPKDIQLARRIRGERA, from the coding sequence ATGGCTCGTACGAAGCAGACAGCTCGCAAGTCCACCGGCGGCAAGGCGCCCCGCAAGCAGCTGGCCACCAAGGCGGCCCGCAAGAGCGCGCCGGCCACGGGCGGCGTGAAGAAGCCCCACCGCTACCGGCCCGGCACGGTGGCCCTGCGCGAGATCCGCCGCTACCAGAAGTCCACCGAGCTGCTGATCCGCAAGCTGCCCTTCCAGCGCCTGGTGCGCGAGATCGCGCAGGACTTCAAGACCGACCTGCGCTTCCAGAGCTCGGCCGTGATGGCGCTGCAGGAGGCGTGCGAGGCCTACCTGGTGGGGCTCTTCGAGGACACCAACCTGTGCGCCATCCACGCCAAGCGCGTCACCATCATGCCCAAGGACATCCAGCTTGCGCGCCGCATCCGCGGGGAGAGGGCCTAG
- the LOC103565451 gene encoding histone H3.1, protein MARTKQTARKSTGGKAPRKQLATKAARKSAPATGGVKKPHRYRPGTVALREIRRYQKSTELLIRKLPFQRLVREIAQDFKTDLRFQSSAVMALQEACEAYLVGLFEDTNLCAIHAKRVTIMPKDIQLARRIRGERA, encoded by the coding sequence ATGGCTCGCACAAAGCAGACAGCTCGCAAGTCCACCGGCGGCAAGGCGCCCCGCAAGCAGCTGGCCACCAAGGCGGCCCGCAAGAGCGCGCCGGCCACGGGCGGCGTGAAGAAGCCCCACCGCTACCGGCCCGGCACGGTGGCCCTGCGCGAGATCCGCCGCTACCAGAAGTCCACCGAGCTGCTGATCCGCAAGCTGCCCTTCCAGCGCCTGGTGCGCGAGATCGCGCAGGACTTCAAGACCGACCTGCGCTTCCAGAGCTCGGCCGTGATGGCGCTGCAGGAGGCGTGCGAGGCCTACCTGGTGGGGCTCTTCGAGGACACCAACCTGTGCGCCATCCACGCCAAGCGCGTCACCATCATGCCCAAGGACATCCAGCTCGCGCGCCGCATCCGCGGAGAAAGAGCTTAA